Genomic DNA from Solanum dulcamara chromosome 4, daSolDulc1.2, whole genome shotgun sequence:
tgtgaatagcagaattatactctgtcacagttttaaaattttgaaatcgaAGGTGTATCCAGTCATATCGAATTTTTGATAACATCGTAAGTTTTAGGTGGTGATATCTATccttcaaattagtccataattcaagagagtctttcacagttaaatattcaatttttaatccttcatgaatatgatgacggAGAAAAATCATGGTATTTGCTTTATCTTGACTTGatgctttatttttttgtttaatagtatcaccaagaCCTTTAGCGTCAAGTTGAATTGCAGCATCAAGGatccatgataaataattttttctagtaatgtcaagtgccacaaactcaagttttgataaatttgacatgataaaaaCTGAGATAGATATTAATCtagaaataacaaagacaactaaaattaaatttctttggtAGATATatctgatatagaagttaatttgtttggagaaaattagagtttcgtgctgataacgtgttataaaagtAATTCAATTATAAGAAGACTAAGTAAAAGATAAGAAAGGAAGATagaaagaaaatagaaaattattttttttatctcagTGTAATGAATTGTATACAATGGTTGGCTATTTATAATCAAAgttaaatatttcaaatttgactaaaagaaattagagaaaattGGGGTAGAGGAAAAGAAGTGTAAAAAAAAGGGACATCCAATTTACAACCATAGTTAGGTTGTTCTttctttataaatttattttatagtaCTAGAAAGAAAAACTTTCATGAGTAGTCATCTTCCGTGGGGGTGGATTCTTTTTGACTTTACTGTTGATTcagtctttcttttcttttctttttttgtaaaaGAGGATTTACCTAACTACCActcatcattttatttttttgaattgtaactttatttattaaagtaTTAGGAAAAGTTAGTTACAGTACTTACCTTTTTATGTTGATAGTGCTTCTGCTGTTGATAAGCATTAGTAGTAGTATCATTTTGCCCCCCCTTGTTGATATTCTTTAGAAATATTAACCAACGTAGAAGCAACGCCAAGATGCCTAAAGGAATAAATTTCTATGGCAAAaaggaaaaccaaaaaaaaaggaaaaaataattctGATAGCAATCCTTTATTCCCAACTAAAATCAACAAGTCATTTATATAGTGATCTCATTGTGTTAAAAACTGTATCTTTTGGTGCAGTGCAATTAGCCCTGGAAAATGATCATGGGAGCAGAGGGTTTTGGTACAAAATCTGCAATTTCGAAAACTTATGCAAATATGGGGTTGAATGAATATGATAGAGGAGATAAAGGAAATCCAAAGATTCTATCAATTGTAGCTTCAGTTGTTGAGAGGTCAGTTCAAAAGAATGAGAAGGCACTGAAGGGATCCAATAAGAGAGGTATTGTGACCGTCTTCCATGGGACAAGAGCCCCTGTTTTGACTGTTCAGCAGTACATTGAACGCATTTTTAAGTACTCCAACTGCAGTCCTTCGTGTTTCGTGGTTGCATATGTATACTTGGAGAGATTCCTCAATCTCTCTGATTGTTTACTAACCTCTCTTAATGTTCACCGCCTTCTCATTACTAGCATCATGTTGGCTGTCAAGTTTGTAGATGATGAGTAAGTATTCTAGCCTTACAGACCTCATTCCTAATATTGTATTTTGTCTTTTCTATACAATTTCACACTGCGCCAAATCCAGTTACCTAATTGAAATTGTCTAGGTAAAACTGTACTTTCACCTGAATAAATTAGTGAAACATAAATATACTGAAGAAcaaatttcatgagattttcaCACTCTTTTTCAGCTGCTACAACAATGCTTATTATGCAAAAGTAGGAGGAATAACCACAACAGAACTGAACAAGCTGGAGATGAAATTCCTGGCAGCCCTTGATTTCCGACTGCATGTAAGTGTTGAGAGCTTTGATAAGTACTGCTTGCAGCTAGAGAAAGAATCCAATGTGAAATTACAGATTGATCGACCTATCCGAATTTTTGCATGGGGAAAGGGTTTGGTAAACAAAGACATATCAAATTGTTCACCTACAGTCGGAGGATACACTTGTAGAGCTTTCTAGAGTGTAGGGATCCAATGGACAGACCTGAAGAGGCTGAGAAAAATCTTCTGAATTGTATACCTGTCATTGGAGAATTGTGAAGGTATTGAATATTAACTGCTGCTTTATGCCTGAACTGTAATTTGTCTGTACGTATGTTTCATGTAATGCGTAAGGAACAAAAGCTGAAGCCATAAAGAATTAACAATACTCTCCTATAAAGCAAGTCAGCAAAATTGCTAACACTCAAACAACAGctattgttataaaataaagtgtcTCAGGAATTTGGCATTGTATAGGCAATATCTTGGCTGCAATCATTAAATTATTTCAGCTGCTCACAGAGTCGTCAAATATGTTGGTCCAGCTCCCCATTCCCTCGTTCAATTGTTACTAAGCTCTCCTTGTAATAATAAACCCTACACCTACTCCTCTGGCACTGATATCGAAATCCAAAATGCCTCTTAAGAGACCAGCAGAGAACTTTAAGAAAATGACAGTGCTAGAATCCCAGAAGCCAATGTGAAATTACAGATTGATCGACCTATTCAAATTTTCTCACGGGGAAAGAGTGTCTTAAATAAAGACTTATCAAATTGTTCACCAACAGTCACTTGTAGAGCTTAATTTTTATGGTGTAGGAATTCAATGCACAGCCTGAAGAGGCCTGGAAAAGCTGAACTGTACTCTTCTCTATGTTTATTGGGGTGCCCGTGTTTATTGTCTAAATCTAAACTAGCCAATTCAATAGTGCCTTGTATTGGCATATTAATGCAAATCAGATTTGGACCAAAAAACTGAAGCCATGAAAAAATCACTCATAAAATAACCAGTTTCCATAAAGCAAGTTGTCAGCATTAAAACAATAGAAGCAGCAATTGTGTAAAGAAAGGTGATTTAAGAACTTGACCTTAAATAAGCCATATCTTGGCtgcaaacattaaaatatttcagtTGTTTAAGGAGGAGGCAAGTATGTCAGGTAAGCTACAATGGTCTGTCTAGCTCCCTGTTTCCTCGCTTAATTGTTACTAAACTCTCCTTATAAAAATAAACCGTACAAACACAAATATCCCCCTGATGTCGATATCCAAGATGCCTTGTCTCGTAGGTGTTAACATCCTAGGAGATCATCCCAGAACTCTCACTTAGGAAAATGACAGGGATTGCATCCCAGAAGCCCCAAAACATAGTCTGAATAAGTGAAAGGCATTGAAAGGTAAGAAGTTTGTTCCAAACACCAGGTTGGATCATAACCCACAAAGCAAAGTCTGTGTTGAAACATGGGCCAAAAGGTTAATGGAGCCATCAAGCAAGCAATATCACTCTCTGACAATTATAAATAGGTGGAACATCTGGCCCTCTAATCTCACCGAACACCTCATTGTGAAAGTCAAATGAAAGAAGGCCACAGTAATTTTCCTCCCTGATCATCCAGTAATAAGCTCCATTAAGGTAACCAATCGTATCAGGATCACTACATATGTAGTTACAGGAGGTGGTGAGAACTTTGTGATATTTATGATTAACGATTCTCCAAGAGTCCTTAGAAGTAGAATAAACGACTGCATATGCTCGATGAAACATACTATCATAGTTATTATCCCAGAACCGGCGAACCCAAACCAGCTTGTAGTTACTCGTAAAGGGGTTAAATCCGAACCCAAAATAGCCACCTATTTCATCGAAAAAAAGTTTGAAGCTGGAAATGGGGTGCAGGGAGGGTGGTAGCCAACCTGGTTGCAGGATTACAGAGTCCCAATATAGGTTCATAAAACTCTTCAgtatttgaattttctttgagaaACAAAAACACGCCATCCACAGGTCCAACCATAAATATACCAGCAGCAAACCCCGAGAGATGATCAGGTGTTTCAATTAAAGGGGAATCCGAAATTAAGGTGATGATGTTAATTGAATCATCGGATGCATCATGGTCACAAATAAGGAGTTTGAGGCGTTTGTTTTTTCCATGATAATTGAAGTGTTTACGTATAAAATTGCAGCTACTGATAAGAGTGTACCAGCTCTTGCGCACACATTTAAAGCGCAACAACGACTCCACAGGCAACCCCTGTAAAATCTCCTTTGCTAAATCTTCAGGGATAGGGTGAATATCATCCTCATCCTCAACGGTAGTGGCTATGTTAAAACTCCTCCTAGATCTTATGTATACAAATTGGAACCCCAAATAcaaattctattatttttttttaaaaaaaaatagtctcTTGAATCTACAGCAAGTATAGAAGCTATTACCAAAGGTCCAAAACAAGAAGCCTATAAAAATATAGGTAGCCAATTCAATGAGGCCTTGTATTTTCATATAATGCAATTCCATTAGTAACAGAAACTGAATCCATAAAGAAATCACTCAGAGACTCGTAATAACCATCTAATTCAATAAAGAAATTcgtcaaaattgaaaaaaagaaaaaactcaaGCAAAAGATGCAACAACTTGTAGAACAAAGTGCTTTAGGAAGTTGACGTTATTTCAGCTGTTCTTATTCAATTGCCCAGCCCTTGTCTATTTTTCTCCCTCTCCGTTTAATTGTTACTAAACTCTCTTTGTAATAATTAAGCTCACAGTCGATACCCTGTCCCTGGTATCGATATCCAAGATGCTTCGTCTCTTGAGTCCTAACATCATAAGAGACCAGTCGAAAATCTCCTCCACTTATTTCATCTTCTATTGGGAAAACGAGAGTGCTGGAATCCCAACAAGAGTTAATAATATGGTAAGGGCATTGAAAGGTAAGATGTTTATTCCAGACCCGTGTTTGGATACTTGGTACCCATATATCATAAACGGATCTGTCAGCATTATTGTTCAAGATGGCAATGGTGGAGTCATTAAGCAATATTAGTTGCATACTATGAGGTAATATGTGGCCTACAAATCTCTCCAAACACCTCACTGCCAAAGTCGAAAGAAAGTATACTGCTCTTACGTCCCTTCTTTAGTAGCCAGTAATAAGCTCCATTCAGGTAAGCACTACCATCATCATATTGAAAGAAATCATATTCATTATTGATGATTATGTTATTTTGAAGGATTCTCCATGAGTCGGTAGAACAGGAATAGACTTCTGCATTTGTTTGAATCCCACCATCATCACCTTGAGTAATGTGAAACCAAACCACTTTGTAGTTGTTACTAGTAAAGGGTCTAAACCGAACCCAATCATACTACTCCTAATCTTGACCCAAATTCGGTCAAGTAGGAACTTGACTGTACCTCCCTGGTAGCAAGCAGGATTCCATAGTGACAAACTAACATATCCTTTTTGCAACAGAAACAAGCCATCTACAGAACCGATCATAGTCGATAATTTACCGAAACCCTGGCCCTGGAGATCATGATCAAATTTTGCAACTAGAGGAGGGTTCTCTCTCCTACTTAAATAATGGTCATTGGAATTGAATTATCCACTCTGCAGAGCGGTCATAAATAAGGAGCTGGGACCGGCGTTTGTTACCTAAGTGTTCTCTTATAAAGCTAGGGGTGTTGATAAGAGTGCACCAGTTCTTGCAGACGCACTTGAATCGCAACGACTCCACAGGCAACCTTACTAACATCTCCCTTTCTAAATCTTCAGTAAGTCTGCAAACATTCTTAACGCTGGTGGCCATATTATAGTAGCATTCTCgacattattaatattaaaggTAAAGAACAAATAGAATCCTATTTATATAGTTGGAGGCTGCCTAGAATTCCTCTCCATAATTAGTAAAGGAAATAGATGCCTCAAGTCAGCTGCTAGCTAGTTCATCGTATCGACGGTGGAGGGATTGACCAAAGCTGCGCCTGCGCATCAGTCATCACTGTCTCTCACGCCGACGAGGCGACGACTGGCGAGTGGCGACACTGGAAGCCCTCAGTCAGTCCAGTTCTCACGCCGACGACTGGCGAGTAGCGACACTTCAGTCCAGTTCTCACGCCGGAGCTCTGATCTGAAGCTACACTGGAAGGCACAATTTCTCAGTCTTCTCCTCCAACTGATAGGAGATAAAGATCAACCACCTTCGTCAGATCTGGTGGTATATAGGTTCCGGCGTGACACAGAGAAAGCTGCGGTGGCAGAGCTCGTCACACCACCACAAGATTAAGGCTGCATACTTTGGTATATTTTCTTTGCTCCTACTTTGATGATATCTGTTATCCTCTAATATTTCCTTGTTCTATCAGTTTGCTGGATTTTGGCTAGAGGAATTGTAAGCTATTTAGCCTTGCTGAGTAAACCGTCATGGCCGCAGCCACCGTCGGTGGGACTACCCCACCGAGGGAGTTTCCACCCTTACTTCTGAAAAGCAATCCAGATCCATAAAATACTAAACCTAATGAACCAAATAATGCCCAGTTTGTCAATATTCTTAAACCAAAATTGACCACCACACCACAGATTAGTGTTCCCCCAAGCCTATAGTAATGATTCATGGAGAACCGAATATCATTTGAAAAGCAACGGAAGTCAGATCTCTTAACATTCAGGAAAACCTACAATTCGCCATTATTGATAAATTCTCGAATGGTAAACCTGACATAATGGAGTTGAGGCAAACAATATCGAGTCAATGTGGAATTAAAAGTGAGAGCACGATTGGCGCTTTGGACACAAAACATATCTTAATCAAACTCACAAGTTTGGAGGACTATGTGCATCTGCTTTCAACATCAGCCTTCTATGTAAAAGCGGGAGAGAATTATTGGCAGATGAAAACACTAAAATGGGACCCTTGGTTTGAACCAGATGTTGAACCAACGATAGGAGTAGCATGGATATCCTTTCCAGATCTTCCACCTAACTTATTTGCGAAGGAGGCAATTTTCTCTATAGTTAAGCAATAGGTAAGCCACTAACGATAAACATGGCAACAAGGAATCAGACGAGACCTAGTTGTGCTAAAGTCAAAATAGAGGTAGATCTGACTGCGAAGTTGCCACAAAGGATTAGAATAACGGAAGAAGATGATGTGACAGGGATTATAAAGTTTAAGTGGATCAAAGTGCAATATGACTACATGCCCAAATATTATAAGGAATGTTGCTTACAAGGACATAACGAACACAGTTGTTGGACAATCCATCCAGAACTGTATGATTCAAGGATTGAAGAAGAGCAGAATCAGGAGGAAAAAGAACTCAAAAATAAGCAATGAGAGAAAGGGGAAGAAAGAAGAACGTTGACGAATGGAAAGATTGTGGGTCCAAAACACAACAAACAGGAGTGGATGGTTCGAAGGAGGAACAAATATAAGAGGGATAAATATGGGCATATAGAAGGGAGGAAGGATGTACaagatgataatttttttactgCATTGAGAGAAGAGGAAGAACAGCATGACGAAACTGATAATATAAATAAGTTTGACTGAAGCACGAAAGAATGGGTGACAAGAAATTTTGGGAGACAAGAAGAGGGGCAACAAGTGATAATTGTAAAAAAACAAGAGAAAGGTGAAGCTGATACAAGGCAAACTGAGAGACAACCAGAAAACCAAAATGACAAGGAGACAATTGCATAGGAACAAGAGGAATGGGATGTTGatgcaaaacaaaataaataagaacaagatGTAAAATAGGGATAAAATAATGAAGAATAGGAAAAGGCTGGAACCATGGTGATTTATGAACcaaataatgagaaaataatgCCCCTGGCAATCCAGAAGGATAATTAAGAAGGACGTATTGAATCAACAGGGTTGAATAATGAAAAGGAAGATATGGCACAAAACACAGAAAAAGGAGCTATAGAAGAGGATTTATCCCGTAAACAGATAAGCAGGCTAAAAGGATCACATACCAAGCCAAACAAACCTAGGGGGAGGAGAACTTAATGCGGCACAAGCT
This window encodes:
- the LOC129884680 gene encoding cyclin-P3-1, translating into MIMGAEGFGTKSAISKTYANMGLNEYDRGDKGNPKILSIVASVVERSVQKNEKALKGSNKRGIVTVFHGTRAPVLTVQQYIERIFKYSNCSPSCFVVAYVYLERFLNLSDCLLTSLNVHRLLITSIMLAVKFVDDDCYNNAYYAKVGGITTTELNKLEMKFLAALDFRLHVSVESFDKYCLQLEKESNVKLQIDRPIRIFAWGKGLVNKDISNCSPTVGGYTCRAF